One part of the Arachidicoccus terrestris genome encodes these proteins:
- a CDS encoding transketolase family protein has product MAENIEKRPYKANLEVYSETLQRLAEKDSGIIAVTSDSRGSGKLVPFGEKYPEQIIEVGIAEQNLVGVAAGLASCGKKVFATSPACFLSARALEQIKNDVAYSNNPVNVVGISAGVSYGALGTTHHSLHDYAVLRAIHNIIVVAPADNYETEQAIQQAADWPEPVYLRFGKKAMPFLKDDEKDEVFKLGKGRVITKGDDAVIIACGETVYPALEAASVLETEGIATMVISMHTIKPLDTGLLKKAAEKCKVVVTVEEHSVNGGLGEACAAYLMQHSIFRPVKIMGIPDEYTVTGSQTEIFNHYGINKTGISDAVKNLLQNVSMDKADK; this is encoded by the coding sequence ATGGCAGAAAATATAGAGAAAAGACCGTATAAAGCGAATCTGGAAGTGTATTCAGAAACCTTGCAACGGCTGGCGGAAAAAGATAGCGGAATTATTGCGGTGACCAGTGACAGCCGCGGCTCTGGAAAATTGGTACCTTTTGGTGAAAAATATCCGGAGCAGATCATTGAGGTGGGAATTGCTGAACAGAATTTGGTGGGTGTTGCAGCTGGTCTGGCGTCTTGTGGCAAAAAAGTATTTGCCACTTCGCCAGCATGTTTCCTTTCTGCACGCGCTTTGGAGCAAATTAAAAATGACGTGGCTTATAGCAATAACCCTGTAAATGTAGTTGGTATCAGCGCGGGTGTAAGTTATGGGGCATTGGGAACGACGCATCATAGTTTGCATGATTACGCTGTTTTAAGAGCCATTCATAATATAATTGTGGTTGCCCCCGCGGATAACTATGAAACTGAACAAGCAATACAGCAGGCTGCTGACTGGCCAGAACCTGTGTATTTGCGGTTCGGTAAAAAAGCGATGCCCTTTTTAAAAGATGATGAAAAGGATGAGGTATTTAAGTTGGGAAAGGGCCGGGTGATTACAAAAGGAGATGACGCTGTGATAATCGCCTGCGGTGAAACGGTGTATCCGGCGCTAGAGGCAGCGAGTGTTCTGGAGACAGAAGGTATTGCTACCATGGTCATCAGTATGCATACAATTAAGCCTTTAGATACGGGTTTATTGAAAAAGGCTGCTGAGAAATGCAAAGTGGTTGTGACGGTTGAAGAGCATAGTGTTAATGGTGGACTTGGGGAAGCCTGTGCTGCCTATCTGATGCAGCATAGTATTTTCAGGCCTGTTAAGATTATGGGAATTCCTGACGAATACACAGTAACAGGTTCCCAGACGGAGATCTTTAACCACTATGGAATCAATAAAACAGGCATTTCTGATGCCGTCAAAAATTTGTTACAGAATGTGTCGATGGATAAAGCCGACAAATAG
- a CDS encoding D-ribose ABC transporter substrate-binding protein — MLRRIRQTILILTVCVAFVQCGRKEDAGKEKKIAIVVSTMNNPWFVFLGQQAAKKARELGYEAKLFDSQNNTALESDHFDNIIVQHFSAILFNPTDADGSVVNVKKAVAAGIPVFCMDREVNSANAPTSQILSDSYSGAVALGKRFVQELHKKGNYVELLGLVGDNNTWARSNGFHSVVDHYPELKMVAQQSADFDRNQAMKVLESVLQAHPDIDGVFCGNDAMAMGAYQALVSAGMADKVKVFGFDGSDDVIAAIRDGKIYATGMQFPQIIAETAASFADEYLKGKKDGFPKKVPVAVELVTKENVSDYAGYGKK, encoded by the coding sequence ATGCTTAGACGTATTAGACAAACCATTCTCATTTTGACTGTCTGTGTTGCATTTGTACAGTGTGGCAGGAAGGAGGATGCCGGGAAAGAAAAAAAGATAGCGATTGTCGTTTCTACGATGAACAATCCCTGGTTTGTGTTTCTTGGTCAGCAGGCAGCAAAAAAAGCCCGGGAATTGGGATATGAAGCGAAGTTGTTCGATTCGCAGAATAATACGGCGTTGGAGAGCGACCACTTTGATAATATCATCGTCCAGCATTTTAGCGCTATTTTATTTAATCCAACGGACGCAGACGGATCTGTGGTGAACGTAAAAAAAGCCGTGGCCGCCGGAATTCCTGTTTTCTGCATGGATAGGGAGGTGAATTCGGCCAATGCCCCTACTTCTCAGATTTTATCTGATAGTTATTCAGGGGCAGTAGCGCTTGGTAAGCGTTTTGTCCAGGAGCTGCATAAGAAAGGCAACTATGTTGAACTGCTGGGACTGGTCGGAGACAATAACACTTGGGCCAGATCAAATGGATTTCATAGTGTAGTGGATCATTATCCAGAACTAAAGATGGTGGCTCAGCAGAGTGCGGATTTTGACAGGAACCAGGCAATGAAAGTCCTGGAGTCGGTTTTGCAGGCACACCCGGATATCGATGGGGTGTTTTGTGGTAATGATGCTATGGCAATGGGTGCTTATCAGGCTCTGGTGTCTGCTGGAATGGCTGACAAGGTTAAAGTATTTGGTTTTGACGGATCCGATGATGTGATTGCGGCCATCAGAGACGGAAAAATTTATGCCACAGGAATGCAGTTCCCGCAGATTATTGCAGAGACAGCGGCCAGTTTTGCAGATGAATACTTAAAAGGGAAGAAAGATGGCTTTCCTAAGAAGGTCCCTGTGGCTGTTGAATTAGTGACTAAAGAGAACGTAAGTGATTACGCGGGTTATGGTAAAAAATAA
- a CDS encoding DUF2291 domain-containing protein, producing MNKWIKNGLIAVLIIFLGYNSIYLEKLNDRGTKGGTRIDAAALARKIWQNKVAAKLDSAVVIDSLKTFIEANNKQVFDKYTHALDIGNYRYALVKGLATVASVNEDDVRLLVKDKEPFKAVLVTEFVYGNTLRDALGIFNLKDFPNTEDLNSISEQLNKIVRKEVVPSFRTRLKPGMHIAFVGAIQINKAHVHFDGLEIVPVRIKIVE from the coding sequence ATGAATAAATGGATTAAAAATGGCTTGATCGCTGTTCTGATTATATTCCTGGGTTACAATTCTATCTATTTAGAAAAGCTAAATGACAGAGGGACGAAAGGCGGTACCAGGATTGATGCCGCTGCCCTGGCCAGGAAAATCTGGCAAAATAAGGTGGCCGCTAAATTGGACAGTGCTGTAGTTATTGATTCTTTGAAGACATTTATTGAAGCGAATAATAAGCAGGTGTTTGATAAATACACGCATGCGCTGGATATTGGTAACTACCGTTATGCACTGGTAAAAGGACTGGCAACAGTAGCGTCGGTGAATGAAGATGATGTTCGCTTACTGGTAAAGGACAAAGAGCCGTTTAAGGCAGTTCTTGTTACGGAATTTGTCTATGGCAATACTCTACGAGATGCACTGGGTATCTTTAATTTAAAGGATTTCCCTAATACTGAAGATCTGAACAGTATTTCAGAGCAACTAAATAAAATCGTCCGTAAAGAGGTGGTGCCCTCTTTTAGAACCAGGCTAAAGCCAGGTATGCACATTGCTTTTGTGGGTGCCATTCAGATAAATAAAGCTCATGTTCACTTTGACGGATTGGAGATTGTTCCTGTACGTATCAAAATAGTAGAATAA
- a CDS encoding sugar ABC transporter ATP-binding protein yields MLIAKNITKRFSGVTALDNVNLELQSGKVTAIIGENGAGKSTLMKILSGVYTQYEGDIIFNSQKVQFNSTKEAEDTGIAIIHQELNLVPYLTITQNIFLGRELLDRFGLLDKAKMQQETQKLLRRVKLDVRPDALIHNLKVGQQQLIEIAKALHSNAEVIIMDEPTSAITDKEVENLFVIINELRRDGKTVAYISHKLRELFQIADNYTVLRDGTTVGSGEIKNITQDELVEKMSGRKIRIEKNVSNFRQDQLLLELKGISLSSQDNTGNKLVDNIDFGLYKGEIVGIYGLMGAGRTELMETIFGLHPKSSTGEIRMESGSLKFKSPADAINAGIMLIPEDRKLQGLFLGLGVRPNISITILQKLQRFGFLLNRTKDNAVCRYYIHRLSIKTHTGETLARNLSGGNQQKIVLAKWLAKNPKVLLLDEPTRGIDVGAKSEIYKLIRELAAGGVGVIVVSSEIPEILAVANRVLVMCEGRLSAEMPVAEATESNMLRYAIYHTESQ; encoded by the coding sequence ATGCTGATTGCTAAGAACATTACGAAGCGATTTTCCGGCGTTACCGCGCTGGATAATGTTAATCTTGAATTGCAAAGCGGTAAGGTTACTGCTATTATTGGGGAAAATGGTGCCGGAAAGTCTACGTTAATGAAGATCCTCTCCGGAGTCTACACGCAATATGAAGGCGATATTATTTTCAACAGTCAAAAGGTTCAGTTTAACTCTACTAAAGAGGCCGAAGACACAGGCATTGCGATTATTCACCAGGAACTCAATCTGGTACCTTATTTAACGATTACACAGAATATTTTTTTGGGCCGTGAATTGCTGGATCGTTTCGGTTTACTGGATAAAGCCAAAATGCAACAGGAAACGCAAAAGCTACTCCGACGGGTTAAATTAGATGTACGCCCTGATGCACTTATCCATAACCTGAAAGTGGGGCAGCAACAGCTCATTGAAATTGCCAAAGCTCTTCATTCTAATGCGGAGGTAATCATAATGGATGAACCGACTTCAGCTATTACTGATAAGGAGGTTGAGAATTTGTTTGTTATCATAAATGAGTTAAGGAGGGATGGGAAAACCGTGGCTTATATCTCTCACAAGTTAAGGGAACTCTTTCAGATAGCCGATAACTATACAGTGCTTCGGGATGGGACTACAGTTGGAAGCGGGGAAATCAAAAATATTACTCAGGATGAGCTGGTAGAGAAGATGTCGGGCCGTAAGATCCGGATTGAAAAGAATGTAAGCAATTTCCGGCAGGACCAGCTTCTGTTGGAGTTAAAAGGGATTTCGTTGAGCAGCCAGGATAATACCGGCAATAAACTGGTGGATAACATTGATTTTGGTTTGTATAAAGGAGAGATTGTCGGCATCTACGGCTTAATGGGCGCTGGCCGTACAGAGCTGATGGAAACTATTTTCGGTTTGCACCCAAAGAGCAGCACGGGAGAGATCCGAATGGAATCCGGTTCCCTAAAGTTTAAATCTCCGGCTGATGCCATCAACGCAGGAATAATGTTAATCCCCGAGGACCGGAAATTACAAGGCCTGTTTCTCGGCCTGGGCGTGAGACCCAATATTAGTATTACGATACTGCAGAAATTACAGCGCTTTGGTTTTTTGCTTAATAGAACTAAAGATAATGCTGTCTGCAGATATTATATCCACCGTCTATCGATAAAAACGCATACTGGAGAGACGCTGGCCAGGAACCTGAGCGGCGGCAACCAGCAAAAAATTGTTTTGGCGAAATGGCTGGCAAAAAATCCAAAGGTGCTGTTACTGGATGAGCCGACAAGAGGCATCGATGTCGGTGCAAAGTCTGAAATTTATAAGCTTATCAGAGAGTTGGCTGCGGGCGGGGTAGGTGTAATCGTAGTATCCTCGGAGATTCCTGAAATACTGGCGGTCGCTAACCGGGTATTGGTGATGTGCGAAGGCAGGCTCTCTGCGGAAATGCCGGTTGCGGAGGCAACTGAATCTAATATGTTAAGATATGCCATTTATCATACAGAATCTCAATAA
- a CDS encoding ABC transporter permease, whose amino-acid sequence MTKTNQVNYLKRFQSLIGLLLLCVVLSLLTDRFLTTENSLNILRQTAVNICIATGMTIVVLTAGIDLSVGSILALCGAIAAGLLKNGITLPWANTYIGFTVLGVLLAGIIIGYAIGLFNGFFITRFKVPPFVATLAMLTIARGLTMLYTHGQPISNLGTRFDFIGTGSLLGLPVPVWIAGAVVSLSIFLMKKTKFGRYVYAIGGNKTAAKFSGINITRVIMISYAIAGACAAIAGLIVTSRLDSAQPNAGISYELDAIAAVVIGGTSLNGGRGTIWGTVIGALIIGVLNNGLVLLNVSPFWQQVVKGSVILLAVVVDKLGHKDD is encoded by the coding sequence ATGACAAAAACAAATCAGGTAAATTATTTGAAGCGCTTCCAATCCCTTATTGGGTTATTGTTATTGTGCGTTGTACTAAGCCTTCTGACGGATAGATTTTTAACGACGGAAAACAGTCTGAATATATTAAGACAGACAGCTGTAAATATCTGTATTGCTACAGGGATGACAATCGTTGTCTTGACGGCGGGTATTGATCTGTCAGTTGGTTCTATTCTGGCGCTATGTGGTGCTATTGCCGCAGGGTTGTTAAAAAATGGTATTACACTTCCCTGGGCGAATACATATATTGGTTTTACAGTATTAGGTGTTCTCTTGGCTGGAATTATCATAGGATATGCAATTGGGTTGTTTAATGGCTTCTTTATTACCAGGTTCAAGGTGCCGCCTTTTGTCGCTACATTAGCAATGCTTACAATTGCAAGAGGGCTAACGATGTTGTACACACACGGGCAGCCTATCAGCAATCTGGGTACCCGTTTTGACTTTATAGGGACAGGATCTCTATTAGGATTACCTGTGCCCGTCTGGATCGCCGGAGCAGTTGTCTCGTTGTCTATTTTTCTGATGAAGAAAACCAAATTCGGTCGCTATGTGTACGCCATTGGAGGTAATAAAACGGCGGCGAAGTTTTCAGGAATCAACATTACCCGGGTGATTATGATCTCTTATGCGATCGCCGGGGCCTGTGCTGCGATCGCCGGTCTTATTGTAACCTCAAGATTAGACTCGGCGCAACCTAATGCCGGTATTAGTTACGAGTTGGATGCCATTGCTGCGGTAGTAATTGGAGGAACTTCCCTAAATGGCGGCAGGGGAACGATTTGGGGAACAGTTATTGGTGCCTTGATTATAGGCGTTTTGAATAACGGCCTGGTGTTGTTGAACGTGTCTCCTTTCTGGCAGCAGGTTGTCAAAGGGTCCGTTATTTTGTTGGCTGTGGTGGTGGACAAGTTGGGCCATAAAGATGATTAG